In Chthoniobacterales bacterium, one DNA window encodes the following:
- a CDS encoding DUF6789 family protein yields MKAPKLLPSLLGLICGVCATGPMSAVMIALHRRLPQSEKYPLPPREITEKITTDMPLTPPTRSAVAWLAHFGYGGAAGVLYANAKVPIAPAPRGLIFGMLVWLTSYFGLLPALGILSPAEKHPVRRSGLMIVAHLVWGWLLAMLLDTFLNDRRETEAAFHTSPRASQDAS; encoded by the coding sequence ATGAAAGCACCCAAACTCCTCCCTTCGCTCCTCGGCCTGATCTGCGGCGTCTGTGCGACCGGGCCGATGAGCGCAGTAATGATCGCGCTGCACCGGCGCTTGCCGCAGTCGGAAAAATACCCGCTGCCGCCGCGCGAGATCACGGAGAAAATCACCACGGATATGCCTCTAACTCCCCCCACCCGTTCGGCTGTGGCCTGGCTGGCGCACTTCGGCTACGGCGGCGCTGCGGGCGTCCTTTATGCGAATGCAAAAGTGCCCATTGCACCGGCTCCGCGCGGTCTGATTTTTGGAATGCTGGTCTGGCTGACAAGTTATTTCGGCCTCCTGCCCGCTCTGGGAATTCTTTCTCCGGCGGAAAAACATCCCGTGCGCCGTAGCGGTTTGATGATTGTCGCGCACCTTGTCTGGGGCTGGCTGCTGGCGATGCTGCTCGATACGTTTCTCAACGACCGCCGAGAAACAGAGGCCGCGTTTCACACGTCGCCACGGGCGAGTCAGGACGCATCCTAG
- the ruvX gene encoding Holliday junction resolvase RuvX: MRILGIDHGDARIGLAISDELGMLAHPLETLNGREKFNATSRRICEVIAEKKIERVVIGLPRNMNGTYGPAAEKIREFADKLKPALKIPIILWDERMTTQQAQRSLHDAGRTVKNSRKVIDQVAAVIILQSYLDSMAPPLE; the protein is encoded by the coding sequence GTGAGAATCCTCGGCATTGATCACGGCGACGCCCGCATCGGACTCGCCATTTCCGACGAACTCGGCATGCTCGCGCACCCGCTGGAAACGCTCAATGGCCGGGAGAAATTCAATGCGACTTCCAGACGAATCTGCGAGGTCATTGCCGAGAAAAAAATCGAGCGCGTCGTCATCGGCCTCCCGCGCAATATGAATGGAACTTACGGCCCCGCCGCCGAGAAAATCCGCGAGTTCGCCGACAAATTGAAGCCCGCGCTGAAAATCCCCATCATTCTCTGGGACGAACGCATGACCACACAGCAAGCGCAGCGCTCCCTCCACGACGCCGGGCGCACGGTCAAAAACAGCCGCAAAGTCATCGACCAAGTCGCCGCTGTGATCATTCTCCAGAGCTACCTCGATTCGATGGCTCCGCCGCTGGAGTGA